A section of the Oryzias latipes chromosome 8, ASM223467v1 genome encodes:
- the LOC101167292 gene encoding Na(+)/H(+) exchange regulatory cofactor NHE-RF2: protein MAKELKPRLCVMAKSQGGYGFHLHGEKGKSGQYIRKVEPGSPAEASGLRAGDRVVAVNGVNVERETHHQVVQRIKAVDHETRLLVVDNETHENLRSLRLTATEEMAILGSSAPTSSTPQASPSPAPSSTPSSPAKKRENGSVSKQSGQVQKPTRRSPSKAAKKEADTHSEAQVQSLPHTDPSKLNPRLCHLVRSETGYGFNLHSDRSRPGQYIRSLDPGSPADRAGLRPQDRLIEVNGVNIEGMRHAEVVAFIKKGGDQTWLLVVDPDTDEHFKRMGVVPTLSHVKDYDGPSIPNGPSNAQINGSSTTQSIRSTRSDLSSQGNSTQLADDDGSLHMDPFAEMGLSLSATAAEEKMKVHAKEKRKAPQMDWMKKYELFSNF from the exons ATGGCCAAGGAGCTGAAGCCGCGGCTGTGCGTCATGGCAAAAAGCCAGGGCGGCTACGGATTTCACTTGCACGGGGAGAAGGGCAAAAGTGGGCAATACATCCGAAAAGTGGAGCCAGGTTCCCCCGCAGAGGCGTCGGGGCTGCGGGCTGGGGACCGAGTGGTGGCCGTGAATGGAGTGAACGTGGAGAGAGAAACGCACCACCAG GTGGTGCAGCGGATCAAAGCAGTGGACCACGAGACCAGGCTGCTGGTGGTCGACAACGAAACACACGAAAATCTCCGCAGCTTGCGCCTCACGGCCACAGAGGAGATGGCCATTCTAGGGAGCAGTGCTCCCACCTCCTCCACTCCTCAAGCCTCCCCCTCCCCAGCACCATCATCAACCCCTTCGTCCCCCGCAAAAAAACGAGAGAATGGCTCAGTGTCTAAGCAGAGCGGCCAGGTGCAGAAGCCCACCAGGAGGTCGCCATCAAAGGCTGCAAAGAAG GAGGCAGACACTCACTCCGAGGCCCAGGTCCAGTCTCTTCCCCACACTGACCCATCCAAGCTCAATCCGCGTCTGTGCCACCTCGTCCGATCTGAAACCGGTTATGGCTTCAACCTCCACAGTGATCGCTCCCGGCCCGGCCAATACATCCGCTCCTTGGATCCTGGATCGCCTGCCGATCGTGCCGGGCTTCGACCACAAGACAGGCTTATTGAG gTTAATGGTGTTAACATCGAGGGCATGCGTCACGCGGAGGTCGTGGCTTTCATAAAGAAAGGAGGAGATCAAACCTGGTTGTTGGTGGTGGATCCAGACACAGATGAACACTTTAAGAGGATGGGAGTGGTTCCAACACTAAGTCACGTCAAAG ATTACGATGGTCCATCCATACCCAACGGACCATCTAACGCTCAAATTAACGGCAGCTCCACCACACAGTCCATAAGGTCCACGCGCTCTGACCTTAGCAGCCAGGGCAACAGCACACAG CTGGCAGATGATGATGGCAGCCTCCACATGGACCCTTTCGCTGAGATGGGCTTGAGCCTGAGCGCAACAGCAGCGGAGGAAAAGATGAAGGTTCATGCCAAGGAAAAGAGGAAGGCTCCACAGATGGACTGGATGAAGAAATATGAGCTCTTTAGTAATTTCTAG